The DNA region CATGCCATTATTCTCCCTCAGTGTTTATCCGGAGAAgagattttttctttttaaatgcGACTTTTAGCAAATCACATGTGACATGTGCTAATAATAATTATAGGTTCATGTGCCTTCCCGATTTCATTTCTGCCATATCCACATATAGGAAACACTACATATGATAATATAACACAGACAAACAATACATCTGTTGTGGTCCTGATAAATACACACCTACAATGTGCAACTCTCGGCACctaaattttttgaatttgtgCGGTTCTGACGATTAAATGGCTGctaattgaaagaaaaaaataatctcCCGGTTTTAATCCCCACCAATCTTCAGGATGTAATTTTTCACATTCCAGAAATTAGCGGAGGTTTTAAACCACctgaatttgtttttctttcactttgtGTCGTTTTAATCACTGCAAATGAACTGCTACGAGTTTAACTTTTAGATGTCCCCTGAATGCTGCACTCTTCAGGTGTCTATCAATCATCTTTCTTTGGTTTAACGTTTGCAAATGGAAATTCACATGCATTttcagaaaggaaaaaaaaaaggggggaATGAACAACTTATTTCATTCATTTCCATTGACGTTGAATGTACTTATTCCAAACACAAACTACATTCATCCTCAGCAATGATACTCGTACGTTCTAAATGATGGCCAAATAGCATCAATTGGTAGGAAAAGAATGACCTAAAATCACCACCAGTAATATGTATATTGTATGAAATGACAATCTTTGTACATCATGCAGCTCATACACATAATCATATACAACTCCTGCCCGGGTCCTCGCACTGAGATAGCCATAAGTCTATATGCTCTATGATCTTTTGCCTAACTTTGTGAACTGCATCAGGAGATGTGCACTTCTTCTCATTACCTAAAAAGAAATTTCACATTTAGAATGTAGGTTGTTATACTGATAACAGCTCAAAGTAAAGTCCTATAACTTGCATGTTCAAGATTGGTGGCTTAAAACttattaggcttaattgcaactttggtccccgacgtttaccaatgccacgattttggtcccccacctaatttaattacatggatggtccccgacgttgtaggtcgtgtgcaacgttagtcctaccgtttatttcttaatggaggaggcttacgtggacgtctagttggagagaaaaatgagatctgaggagagagggaagcacgtgagtatcacgtgaacctatgaactcattatacccaaatctgaaaccctagggatctaaatcgcgttaccttcttcgttccagggaggtcaggggtttgggtataatgggttcagataagggtcacgtgatactcacgtgcttccctctctcctcatacctcctttctctctccaactggacgtccacgtaaacctcctccattaagaaataaacggtaggactaacgttgcacacggcctacaacgtcggggaccatccatgtaattaaattaggtggggaccaaaatcgtggcattggtaaatgtctgggaccaaagttgcaattaagccaactTATCACAAAGATACTAATGATAGAAGTTCAAAAAAGTTGCACATACCTTCGATGTTAAACGGATCTTGAGGACATCCTCGTATGTCAACTCCATGGCCACAATTGTGACATGTGATAGTGTAAGAAGGCACTGAAAATAAAATGGTGATTAGACACTACTCAGCTAATGGTACAAGAACACAGTAACTATGCATCAGACGTCAAAATAGTCATGTTTCAGTCTCTGAGAGGACcaatacaaaaagaaaaacacacttttgagaattgagatttaataaaaaatagtccttgaaattgtctttttcttttggtattGATCCTCTTAGGGACTGAAACATGACTATTTAAAAATACAGGTACTGAATTCAAACAGAAAAACATTAAGTGACTAAAGCCAACAATTTGCAATAATGCAacgaccaaaaacatatttaaacctTTATAATGTAATTCAGAACTCCTCCCCCTCCCCTTTGTTAACCTAAAAGAATGCCACCAGATTACACTTGAGCCTTAAGCCAATATCACGCAACTCTTAGACAAACAACTGAATACAAGAAATTCTACATTACTTAGTGCAACTTTGATGGAAATGAACCCCTCACTAGTCACTAAACAGCCATCAAACAATGAAGTGAAACCATGTTGGGTTTGACAGAAAGATAACTTAGACAGATTGTGACAGTGGTGGCACTAATAAAGAATGTTATTATCTAAATGGAAGTTTAAACTCTAACTCACTCTCAGGGGATGAGATTTGTTTTGATGCACGGCGCCAAGGATCCTGTGAGCCATTTGTAAATACTATTCTGGAACCTGCCCATGCATGTTACATTAGGATACATGAAATGAAGCAAAATTCaagataattaattttaaaatagtaCATTGAAGACAAAACCATAACAGAATGTAAAATATGTAATGTCAAGCCAGAATATACCATaaagaagtttcaaccagaagTTAGTTTTATTAACTCTCAATTGTAAGGACGTAGTTCAGATTAAAATTATGTAAACATTAAAGAGACATCTATATTCAGAATGACTTTCAAGTTCCGGATATCAGCCATCAAGGCCTGATAAAGATAACACTCAGTCCAAGTAACACAAAGGATAAAATAAATGACAAGAAATAACTAATGTACATACACTGAATTTGGAGAAAAGTAAGGGTCACGTAAGCAAATCAATTATAAATTTTTGCTCATACTATTCAAatcaaaatgaagaaaaagaaaatggataaaatcaaaatttcatCAGAGGCAATTTTCTAACCAGCAATTTTTGTGCCTCCATAATATAAATTAGTTGCACCAACATCAGGAAAGATGCCCTTTCCAAAGACATTTTTGCAAAGGTCCAAATGGTATCTGCAACCACTTTGTACAAATTAACAAGATCATGATGAAAACTATACCAAATCTAGAAATATGAAACTACAGTTTGACATTGGTATATGAAAGAGGGGAGGAATGGAATATTCTCAAGTATTTGAACAATAGCGATAAGGAGATTGCCTTGTGTCGACTATTGAGGAGCGTATACTATCATTTGAGGGAGCCACCTGAAAGTATGCAACCTCAGTGCAAACTTGAAACCACCAAAGTCTATCAGAACTGTTTTCACTGACCGAAGTGTTTTTCAAGTTCTCTTGGTCATAAGATTCTGTACTTTCACCATAGTTCTCTTTGACATATTTGACATAAGCATCCTGTACAGTGAATAACATATTTTCCATATGAATCAGACAACCAGAAACATAGCTATTGCGCGGGGTGGAACTGAAGACATATTGACAGACAGGGGagcacaaaataaaataaaggaaagCTTTGACCAACAGAATTCAGTATATATTATGTTACTACTTTTACACAAAGACAGTATAAAAATTGTTTTATATATGCAATAACTACAGAAGCTAGAGACGATCAGCATATTGTGACATCAGAATTCCAGGGTCTTCTCATACGATAAAATACCAACTTATATGTTTTGTTTTGAGGATTATGGTTACTGCAGTGCAGGAAATACATGAGCTATCATGGCCAATTGAAAATACATGGAAAGAAAAGTAGAGAGGATGTAAAGAGTTCAGCTATAATGGATATACATATAAAAATTGAACCATGTATATAACAATAGTGAACTTCTATCTCAAATAGTGCATTTAGTGCTCCAACTTTTATACAATCAACCCATATATACTAAATTTGAGTTTTCACTCCTAAATGTGAGGATCCCAGTGTACTCTTCTCCTCGGTGAACCAAGTTTAGTCAATCACAAATTTTTTGTTGCCAATTTCATAACTTCTCATAAGTATAAATTTAGagtttataaattaaattttgacATTGTGTCAACTTAATAGACACAAATGATAGTGTGCCTTTATTTATGTAATTTATATTCATAATTTCTTTTACAAATTAAAAAGTTTCATTTGCACAACTTACTTGTATTTCCTTCAAAATTCAGTCTTGAATGAGCTCCACGAAAGCTTGATGCAAAATAACATCCTTAAATATTTTTCCTTATAaccttatttttaaattttaaaaatacttGTATGACATAGTTACTAGTTTGAGGTCTAAAACAAATCTCAATTCGCAGATGAATAACAAGAACCTTAAGACTATATTGTagggaaaggaaaaaaaaaaattacttactCATGCAAATGAGGTGGAGCAAAAAAATCGTAAAAGgtgcattttaaattttattttggtaAAACTTGCTCGTCGTGATATTCTGGAAAAAATAGCTAGATTGAAAAGCATACCACCAAATCCTCTCCATCCTTCTTTGCCTCAACAAGAGGCTTGCATAAGATATCTGGATTTCCATATTGAAACTGAAACATTAAAAGAAAACCAGAGAAAGAAGATATTGTGAATTTAAATGCAAGGTATTGCAATGAATTTAAACGGAAACAGCAGGAGTCATATGATTCATATCAATTACCGCTGTGATACCAGCATCAGCCAAGAAATACATGAAGTCACCATCAATTTCAAGCTGAAAAATCGGGAAAAGGTCAACATGCCACATGAGAATCATATTAGAAAATCTATGGGAGAATGTGACTTGTGTTTGGGTAAACTGTTATGTGCTTTAGCAAATGCAAGAAAAGGAACAGAGCATACATCAGCTGCATTGAAAGAAGCCTTCAATGCCTTTCCATCAGTTGCCAGTTTTTTCTCAATAAGTTGAGTGGTTTCTTGTAATGCTGCTTTACATTCAGCACCCGCTGACTCACCAATCTGCATATTAAAGATACCAAACTAACTTGACTGACACAGTGACACTAAATAATAGGGAACTTTACACAAAATATACTTATACAGTTTCTAGactaaaaaacagaaaaaaaaggtGTTCATAAGCAAATAATCGCCATCTTCACCTGCTGATCAAATTCTGTGAAGTTGTAAACAGCAAGAACAACAGCAGAACTTGCAAGACTTCCACATGTTAAATGGGGAAATTTCAGACGGAACCACGCACTGAGTGCTCCAGGATATGAGACACCAAAAACAAACCAGGGATTTTCAGTTTTTGTTCTATTAAGTTTTGCATTTAAGGAGTCCTACAAGAAAAATACAATAACCaatcaaataaaatatacaGCAATCTAATAAACACCACAggcttcttcagtcatcattaAAATAAAACCTGAAGCAATGAAATCAGTTTCTGCATTCATTTACAAGC from Lotus japonicus ecotype B-129 chromosome 2, LjGifu_v1.2 includes:
- the LOC130740652 gene encoding probable serine protease EDA2; the encoded protein is MDDMRHGCLVTMLLLFLSTVAATPHRHRLSETATDRYLTKQEQWFSQTLDHYSPYDHRKFQQRYYEFLDYFRIPDGPVFLVICGEYSCNGIRNDYIAVLAKKFGAAVVSLEHRYYGKSSPFKSLATKNLRYLSSKQALFDLAVFRQNYQDSLNAKLNRTKTENPWFVFGVSYPGALSAWFRLKFPHLTCGSLASSAVVLAVYNFTEFDQQIGESAGAECKAALQETTQLIEKKLATDGKALKASFNAADLEIDGDFMYFLADAGITAFQYGNPDILCKPLVEAKKDGEDLVDAYVKYVKENYGESTESYDQENLKNTSVSENSSDRLWWFQVCTEVAYFQVAPSNDSIRSSIVDTRYHLDLCKNVFGKGIFPDVGATNLYYGGTKIAGSRIVFTNGSQDPWRRASKQISSPEMPSYTITCHNCGHGVDIRGCPQDPFNIEGNEKKCTSPDAVHKVRQKIIEHIDLWLSQCEDPGRSCI